The Lactiplantibacillus paraplantarum genome includes the window ATCGTTTTCCAACTATGATTGGAAAGCCAGTTACAGGCTGGAAACTATTTGTAAAACGGATTTTTGACCTTACTGTTGGGTTAATCGGGACGGTTTTGAGTGCGCCAATTGTCCTAGTGTTTGCCATTCTTGTAAAACTGACTTCTAAAGGACCAGCATTTTATAAGCAAGAACGGGTTGGCCTAATGGGAAAGAGTTTCAATGTAATTAAGTTGCGGTCGATGTATAAGGATGCTGAAGCACGAACCGGTGCGGTTTGGGCCCAAAAGAATGATCCGCGAATTACGCCCATTGGTCGGTTTATGCGTAAAACTCGAGTAGACGAACTACCGCAATTTTGGAATGTGTTAAAAGGTGATTTGAGTTTGGTAGGACCGCGACCAGAACGGCCAGTGCTGACAGAGGAGTTTAGTCGGCAATTTTCAGATTTCCCTAAACGGTTACGTATTATTCCTGGTATTACAGGGTATGCACAAATTAATGGTGGCTACGATATTACGCCAGATGAGAAATGTAAGTTGGATAATTACTATATTGAACATTTTTCGGTTTGGTTCGATATTAAGATGTTATTAGGAACAGTCAAAATTGTGTTTACTGGAGATGGTGCACGTTGAAGGGGATGCAATCAAAATATCGACAAATTCCCAAACTTACATCAACATTGTATACCGGACTAATGTCTGTATACAGTAGAGAGGAGCCAGAGCTTTTTGAAAAAGCTTTAGAGTCGATTCTTATGCAAACGTGTAGACCAACTTATTTTGTACTTGTTAAAGATGGTGCGCTAGGGAAAGAATTGAATGAAATAATTAAAAATCAGCGAAGACGATTTCAAACTTTCAATATTGAATTTATTGAAATTACTAATAGGGAAAACTATGGGCTAGGACGATCTCTTAATATTGGACTTAAGGAATGTCCAACTGAATTAGTAGCTCGATTTGATTCAGATGATATTAACTTTGCAGAGCGAATGGAAAAAACTATCAGTTACTATAGTTCTACACCAGATCTTGCGGTACTAGGAACTCAAATATATGAATTTGATAACAAAAGAAATGATCCACCTGTGATTAAATCTGTACCTAGATCATTGAATTGTATTAGAAATAAGGCTCGTAAAAGAAATCCATTTAACCATATGTCTGTAACGTTTCGGAAATCAGTTATTGAGAGTGTGGGAGGATATCAGAATGTCTCCTTATTTGAAGATTATTATTTATGGGTTAGAGTAATACAAAATAAATATCGGGTAGGCAACTTGAATGATGTTTTAGTATGTGCTCATGTTGATAAATATTTTGTGTATAAGCGAGGAGGTTTTTCTTATTTTAAAAAGGAATCTTTTTTTCAGTATTTGCTTCTCAAGCTTAATTTTATCAATAAACCCCAATTCCTATTCAATATTTTGACCAGGGGTGGAAGTAGGCTAATACCGAAAAGGTTCTTGATGCTAATTTATCGGAAATTGCGAAAATGTTCCTATGTAAACGGAGGTTAAACGGTGTTATCACTGATTGTAACTGTAATTGCATTGTTTTTTTACCCATTTGGAGCGGCTATTATTGGATTCTCAGGAATTATTTTCAGTAACAAATACCGTTTAATATACTCTATGGCATTTGCAGTATTATTAGGACTATATGGGTACTATTTTTTACCATCTCATGAGATTGATCTGACAAGGTATTTTGCTATTATACAGCAATACCAAGTAGCTCCCCCCCGTATTTCAGACGTACTTCAATCGCAAGGTATTTTTTTAGGCGCTTTTTTATTATTTAAATTAGTTGCGATATTGAATAATTTACAATTATTGCCTGCAATTGTTGGATTTGTCACTGGAACGTGCTTACTGTATATTGCTGCGGATTCGTTTTCAAGAAACTCCACATCTAAGTCGATACGAATATATCTCATTTTGATAATTATGTTTATTTTTCCGTTTGCAGCTGCGTATAGTAATGTCAGAAATATTTTAGCGTGTTCTTTGATTATGGTTGCTATTTATCGAGACTTGGTACAGAAGAAAATGAATTTTGGTACGATTGTTCTCTACCTTCTGGGATTAAGTTTTCATATTGCAGTAGCAGTTATTATAATGTTACGAATCGCTCTGAATATCTGTAGAAATAAAAGTTTCTTTAATTTTCTATTGTTAATAGTTGTTGGAATTGCCATCTTTTTTATTCCATATAGCAGAAATGTTATTATAGAAATAATTAGTAAAGGTACCCAGTATGCAACGGTTAACGATGGTAATGTCGAGTATGTCGCGTATATAAATCAGAGCTTATTCATGCAAATAACTAAAGCAATGAATGCAGTTGTTTCTGTTATAACTACACTTGTGATTTACAGAAACTATATTGCGAAAAAGACGGAATGGAACTTATTCTCATTTTTACTAGGAATTATAACATGTGTATCATTTTCGATAAGAATGCCGGTCTATATGCGTTTATTATTTGGTTTCTTGATGATCTCAGTGCCTCAATATTCTGATTTTTTATCTAGGAAAAATATTTCCTCCGACATTGTATCTATAGTTTTATTTTGTGTTTTCATCGGATGCTTTTTTATGTTTATTGCAAACATTGTTACTTTTAACGAGTATGCATCGTTTAGTTTTGCATCTATTCACGCACTAATATTCGAGTTAACAGACTGGTTTGGAGGTATGGTATGACTAATAGAGTTTCAATTGTGGTTCCTGTATATAATGTAGAAAGTTATATTGAGAATTGTATTCAAAGTATTAGGCAACAGAGCTATAAAAATCTTGAAATAATTTTAGTTAATGATGGTTCCAGTGATCGTTCACAATTGATATGTGAGAGATACTGTAAATTGGATAATCGGGTAACTGTTATTAACAAGCAAAATGGCGGTCTCTCGAGTGCTCGAAATGCTGGACTTGATATTGCAACAGGTGATTATATAGCTTTTATTGATGGTGATGACTGGATTGATCACGATTATATTGGTTCAATGGTAGATGTTTTAGAGAATACAAAGTCAGATATTTCAGTTTTTCATATGAAAAAAGAAGTATGCTCGAATATGTATGATAGTACAGAAAAAGATAGTTATGAGTGGCGTCATTTTAAACGAACGAAAGCATTGCAAGAACTTTTTACTAATAACAATATTGGCTATTCTGCTTGTAACAAGCTATACAGAATTAGTTTGTTTAATAACATTCGATACCCTTATGGTAAGCTAATGGAAGATAAGGCAACAACGTATAAGGTTATTGATCAGGCTAGAAATGGAATTGTTGTATCAAGTTGTCCCAAATATCATTATTTTATGCGTTCAACAAGTATTATGAAGAGCAACTTTAATGCTAAAAAATTTGATTCATTTGAAATTCATGACCAAATATTACACTACATGTCATATTGTCACCCTGAATTAATTCCCTTAGTTCGAGAAAGATATGTTTATGAAGCAATTAGAATGCAGATGGCTTTGATTGAGTCAAATAATCGAGATAAAGGTAATTATCGAAAATGTCAGAAAATTATTAGATTATATGGTAATAGCGTAAAACATGATTCAAATTTATCGTTAAGATACCGTGGACTTGTAATGTTAATCATGCTTATGCCGGGTGGACTTTATATATTATCAAAATTTAGGATGGTGAGATTGATGTTTAGAAGGTTAGAGCTAAGTTGAAAAATCTTTTAAAAATAAAAAAATTACTTCTTCGTAACGTAATGCCATTGGTTTTCAAATTATTTCCTATTCGAAAACAGTATTTAT containing:
- a CDS encoding EpsG family protein, which translates into the protein MLSLIVTVIALFFYPFGAAIIGFSGIIFSNKYRLIYSMAFAVLLGLYGYYFLPSHEIDLTRYFAIIQQYQVAPPRISDVLQSQGIFLGAFLLFKLVAILNNLQLLPAIVGFVTGTCLLYIAADSFSRNSTSKSIRIYLILIIMFIFPFAAAYSNVRNILACSLIMVAIYRDLVQKKMNFGTIVLYLLGLSFHIAVAVIIMLRIALNICRNKSFFNFLLLIVVGIAIFFIPYSRNVIIEIISKGTQYATVNDGNVEYVAYINQSLFMQITKAMNAVVSVITTLVIYRNYIAKKTEWNLFSFLLGIITCVSFSIRMPVYMRLLFGFLMISVPQYSDFLSRKNISSDIVSIVLFCVFIGCFFMFIANIVTFNEYASFSFASIHALIFELTDWFGGMV
- a CDS encoding glycosyltransferase; its protein translation is MSVYSREEPELFEKALESILMQTCRPTYFVLVKDGALGKELNEIIKNQRRRFQTFNIEFIEITNRENYGLGRSLNIGLKECPTELVARFDSDDINFAERMEKTISYYSSTPDLAVLGTQIYEFDNKRNDPPVIKSVPRSLNCIRNKARKRNPFNHMSVTFRKSVIESVGGYQNVSLFEDYYLWVRVIQNKYRVGNLNDVLVCAHVDKYFVYKRGGFSYFKKESFFQYLLLKLNFINKPQFLFNILTRGGSRLIPKRFLMLIYRKLRKCSYVNGG
- a CDS encoding glycosyltransferase family 2 protein, with protein sequence MTNRVSIVVPVYNVESYIENCIQSIRQQSYKNLEIILVNDGSSDRSQLICERYCKLDNRVTVINKQNGGLSSARNAGLDIATGDYIAFIDGDDWIDHDYIGSMVDVLENTKSDISVFHMKKEVCSNMYDSTEKDSYEWRHFKRTKALQELFTNNNIGYSACNKLYRISLFNNIRYPYGKLMEDKATTYKVIDQARNGIVVSSCPKYHYFMRSTSIMKSNFNAKKFDSFEIHDQILHYMSYCHPELIPLVRERYVYEAIRMQMALIESNNRDKGNYRKCQKIIRLYGNSVKHDSNLSLRYRGLVMLIMLMPGGLYILSKFRMVRLMFRRLELS
- a CDS encoding sugar transferase — encoded protein: MTQVEINETVKVGHVQPQTDYRFPTMIGKPVTGWKLFVKRIFDLTVGLIGTVLSAPIVLVFAILVKLTSKGPAFYKQERVGLMGKSFNVIKLRSMYKDAEARTGAVWAQKNDPRITPIGRFMRKTRVDELPQFWNVLKGDLSLVGPRPERPVLTEEFSRQFSDFPKRLRIIPGITGYAQINGGYDITPDEKCKLDNYYIEHFSVWFDIKMLLGTVKIVFTGDGAR